A stretch of Paenibacillus sp. URB8-2 DNA encodes these proteins:
- a CDS encoding sugar ABC transporter permease, producing the protein MITGKKAKTSVRLSFSYVALVLLTVFCAYPALWVLMSSFRTGDALFSDTILPASYTFSHYIGLFDKHPFGVWYWNTLKISVSSMILGTILTLLTGYAFSVFRFTGRKNLMSMLLVLGLFPGFMSMIAIYILLNQMNLLNTHTAVVIVYAAGAPLYFLFAKSYFDTIPKSLVEAARIDGAGHMPIFFRIVLPLSTPLIVFTSLMTFTGAFTDFIFAKLVLRSPDKKTLAVGLFDMIGDRFSNEFTMFAAGCVLAAVPVTVLFILMQRFLVEGLTAGADKG; encoded by the coding sequence ATGATCACCGGCAAAAAAGCGAAAACGTCCGTCCGTCTGTCCTTCAGTTATGTTGCGCTTGTTCTCCTTACGGTCTTCTGCGCCTATCCGGCCCTTTGGGTGCTGATGTCGTCTTTCCGTACGGGAGATGCGCTGTTCAGCGATACGATCCTTCCGGCATCTTACACATTCAGCCATTATATCGGGCTGTTCGATAAGCATCCCTTTGGCGTCTGGTATTGGAACACGTTGAAGATTTCCGTCTCCAGCATGATTCTCGGGACGATTCTGACGCTGCTGACCGGGTACGCATTCTCGGTATTCCGTTTCACCGGGCGAAAGAATCTAATGAGTATGCTGCTGGTGCTCGGGTTGTTTCCCGGCTTCATGAGCATGATTGCGATCTATATTTTGCTCAATCAAATGAATCTGCTGAATACGCACACCGCTGTAGTCATCGTGTATGCGGCGGGAGCGCCGCTGTATTTTCTGTTCGCCAAAAGCTATTTCGACACGATTCCGAAAAGTCTGGTCGAGGCCGCGCGGATTGACGGAGCCGGGCATATGCCGATATTCTTCCGGATTGTACTTCCGCTGTCTACGCCGCTCATCGTGTTCACATCGCTGATGACGTTCACCGGGGCGTTCACCGACTTTATCTTCGCGAAGCTGGTGCTGCGCTCACCCGATAAGAAGACCCTTGCAGTCGGCCTGTTCGATATGATCGGCGACCGCTTTTCAAACGAATTTACGATGTTTGCCGCCGGCTGCGTATTGGCCGCCGTTCCGGTCACCGTCTTGTTTATTTTGATGCAGCGCTTCCTTGTGGAGGGATTGACGGCAGGAGCCGATAAAGGTTAA
- a CDS encoding glycoside hydrolase family 31 protein: MLTSEQISPGKLHTDYAASFTLTLGCVNHMEQEAGLVIFTCDKGKLAVSKSHAGVIRVRLFAGAPPDEMVSMKTTPAIVERKSASSAAETELLVADTGSAYLIETDEMMVEVVKLDGSLKFTDKSGRIWARNPMMAWNEHKSAIALFRASENVHYYGLGEKTGYLDKRGERYEMWNSDNFSPHVPEIEALYQSIPFLIVNEPECSYGIFLDNPGRSVFDMRTSGEAFTIQADTGGLDYYVIPGPQLKDVVKKYTALTGRIQLPPQWSIGYHQSRYSYMDQEEVMEMARTFREKEIPCDVIHLDIHYMNEYRVFTFDPARFPDPKAMIEELKTMGIRIVPIVDPGVKLDPDYGVYQEGTASELFCMKPDGSPFVGPVWPGPSVFPDFSDAKAREWWGDLHRFFTDMGIEGIWNDMNEPSVFNENKTIDPDTLHRYDGNPATHREIHNLYGMLMSKATAEGMTRHLDGRRPFVLSRAGYAGIQRYAAVWTGDNRSYWEHMALAMPMVLNLGLSGVSFSGPDIGGFGHHTTGELLARWTQMGALFPFCRNHSMLETVRQEPWSFGPEVEDICREYIRLRYSLMPLLYSVFREAAETGMPIIRPLLLEYPEDPNVANLCDQFLLGDQLLVAPVYRPDTFHRVVYLPEGNWFDFRTGEKWEGGRHIMAHAPLDTLPLYVKEGAIIPRTAPAESTVFERSTELFLDIYTPENGEGVFDLYDDDGTTFAYEDKEYNLYRLRVEGTEGTVKFTVHPEWTGYIEGWKRWTLTFKHLRLAGCCLDYGKEAANREELEALTEGWHFDSDAGELTVVLNQPLEDVELVVKARV; the protein is encoded by the coding sequence ATGCTTACAAGCGAACAAATCAGTCCGGGTAAGCTGCATACCGATTACGCAGCCTCATTCACCCTGACGTTGGGATGCGTTAATCATATGGAACAGGAAGCCGGTCTGGTGATCTTCACCTGCGACAAAGGCAAGCTTGCCGTAAGCAAGTCTCATGCGGGCGTGATCCGGGTAAGGTTATTTGCCGGTGCCCCGCCTGATGAAATGGTGAGCATGAAGACGACCCCGGCGATTGTGGAGCGGAAATCCGCATCTAGCGCCGCAGAAACGGAGCTGCTGGTTGCGGACACCGGGTCCGCTTACCTGATTGAAACGGATGAAATGATGGTGGAGGTCGTCAAATTGGACGGCAGCCTCAAGTTTACGGACAAGTCCGGCCGGATATGGGCACGTAATCCGATGATGGCCTGGAATGAGCATAAGTCTGCCATCGCCTTGTTCCGCGCAAGCGAGAATGTCCATTACTACGGGCTGGGCGAGAAGACTGGCTACCTGGACAAGCGGGGCGAGCGCTATGAAATGTGGAACTCCGACAATTTCTCTCCGCATGTACCGGAAATCGAAGCGCTGTACCAGTCGATTCCTTTTCTGATCGTCAATGAGCCGGAGTGCTCCTACGGGATCTTTCTGGATAATCCGGGGAGATCGGTGTTCGATATGCGCACGTCGGGCGAAGCGTTTACGATTCAAGCGGATACTGGCGGCTTGGATTATTATGTTATTCCGGGTCCTCAACTGAAGGATGTCGTCAAAAAATACACTGCCCTCACCGGACGCATCCAGCTTCCGCCCCAGTGGTCCATCGGATACCATCAGTCTCGCTACAGCTACATGGATCAGGAAGAGGTCATGGAAATGGCCCGTACTTTTCGCGAAAAAGAAATTCCGTGCGATGTCATTCACCTGGACATTCATTACATGAACGAGTACCGCGTCTTTACGTTCGATCCGGCCCGGTTCCCCGATCCAAAAGCGATGATTGAGGAACTCAAAACGATGGGTATCCGAATCGTCCCGATCGTTGACCCGGGCGTGAAGCTTGATCCGGATTACGGCGTTTATCAAGAGGGAACGGCTTCGGAACTCTTTTGTATGAAACCGGACGGCTCGCCGTTTGTCGGTCCGGTGTGGCCGGGGCCGAGCGTATTCCCTGATTTCTCGGACGCCAAAGCCAGAGAATGGTGGGGAGACCTTCACCGGTTCTTTACGGATATGGGGATTGAGGGCATTTGGAACGATATGAACGAACCCTCAGTATTCAACGAGAACAAGACAATCGACCCGGACACGCTGCACCGGTACGACGGCAATCCCGCTACGCATCGCGAGATTCATAATCTGTACGGGATGCTGATGTCCAAAGCGACCGCGGAGGGAATGACCCGGCATCTGGACGGCCGCCGCCCGTTCGTGCTTTCGCGCGCCGGCTACGCCGGGATTCAGCGCTACGCGGCGGTCTGGACGGGCGACAACCGCAGCTACTGGGAGCATATGGCGCTTGCGATGCCGATGGTGCTTAACCTCGGGCTGTCGGGCGTCTCCTTCTCGGGTCCCGATATCGGCGGATTCGGGCATCATACTACGGGAGAACTGCTGGCCCGGTGGACACAGATGGGCGCGTTGTTCCCGTTCTGCCGGAACCACAGCATGCTGGAAACCGTCCGCCAGGAGCCCTGGTCTTTCGGGCCTGAGGTGGAGGATATTTGCAGGGAGTATATCCGCCTGCGCTATTCTTTGATGCCGCTGCTGTATTCGGTATTCCGGGAAGCCGCGGAAACGGGGATGCCGATCATCCGGCCGCTGCTTCTGGAATATCCGGAAGATCCGAATGTCGCGAATCTTTGTGACCAATTCCTGCTGGGTGATCAACTGCTGGTTGCTCCCGTCTACCGTCCCGATACGTTCCACCGTGTCGTCTATCTGCCCGAAGGGAACTGGTTCGACTTCCGGACCGGCGAGAAATGGGAAGGCGGACGGCATATTATGGCTCACGCCCCGCTCGATACACTGCCGCTGTATGTCAAAGAGGGAGCGATTATTCCCCGCACCGCACCGGCTGAATCCACCGTATTTGAACGGTCTACGGAGTTGTTCCTGGATATATATACACCGGAGAACGGCGAAGGCGTGTTTGACCTGTATGATGACGATGGCACGACTTTTGCCTACGAGGACAAGGAGTATAATCTGTACCGCTTGAGAGTTGAAGGGACGGAGGGAACCGTCAAATTCACCGTTCATCCTGAATGGACAGGCTATATTGAAGGGTGGAAGCGATGGACGCTCACCTTCAAGCATCTGCGGCTTGCGGGGTGCTGTCTGGATTACGGGAAAGAGGCGGCGAACCGGGAAGAACTGGAGGCGCTCACGGAGGGATGGCATTTCGACAGCGACGCTGGAGAACTGACGGTTGTTCTGAATCAGCCATTGGAGGACGTGGAGCTGGTCGTTAAAGCCCGGGTATAG